A single region of the Sphingobium sp. EP60837 genome encodes:
- the thrS gene encoding threonine--tRNA ligase, which yields MLKITLPDGSVREVAPGTTPADIAAAIGPGLAKAAIAARVDGELRDIMRPLENDAQLALVTSRDEADALELARHDFAHILAEAVQALFPGTQITFGPSTDDGFYYDFAPKDRPFTEEDLPAIEAKMREIIAADKALRREVWKREDLIARWRADGETFKAEWAAELPEGEELTVYWSGGDWLDMCRGPHLASTGKLDPAAFKLTRVSGAYWRGDQKNAMLSRVYGTGWLNKKQLEAHLHKLEEAGKRDHRKLGAEMDLFHLQQEAHGSVFWHPKGYLIWRELEAYMRRAIDDAGYREVKTPQVMDARQWEQSGHWGKYRENMFVIPDEVPNVEDEGPLVSDDADWMALKPMNCPAHILIFKQGIKSYRDLPLRFYENGCCHRNEPHGALHGLMRVRQFTQDDAHIFCREDQIVEEVRAFCALADRIYKDFGFTYSIKLALRPDKRFGSDEMWDKAEEELRNAVAAAGLNTPEYGWEELPGEGAFYAPKLEWHLTDAIGRTWQVGTIQSDRVLPERLDASYVAEDGERHRPVMLHRAIFGSYERFIGILIEHYAGKFPLWLAPVQAVVATIVSDADGYAQTVVEQLRAAGIRAETDLRNEKINYKVREHSLAKVPNLLVVGRREADEGTVALRELGKEGQSVLSVEDVIARLAKEALAPDMR from the coding sequence ATGCTCAAGATCACCCTGCCCGACGGTTCCGTGCGCGAAGTCGCGCCCGGCACTACCCCGGCGGACATTGCAGCGGCGATCGGGCCGGGTCTGGCCAAGGCGGCCATCGCCGCGCGCGTCGATGGAGAGTTGCGTGACATCATGCGGCCGCTGGAAAATGACGCCCAGCTGGCGCTGGTGACGTCGCGGGACGAGGCCGACGCGCTGGAGCTGGCGCGGCATGACTTCGCGCATATATTGGCAGAGGCGGTGCAGGCGCTGTTTCCGGGCACGCAGATCACCTTTGGCCCTTCGACGGACGATGGCTTCTACTATGATTTTGCACCCAAGGACCGGCCATTCACCGAGGAGGATCTGCCCGCGATCGAGGCGAAGATGCGCGAGATCATCGCCGCCGACAAGGCGCTGCGCCGCGAGGTGTGGAAGCGCGAGGACCTGATCGCCCGCTGGCGGGCCGACGGCGAGACGTTCAAGGCCGAATGGGCCGCAGAACTTCCCGAAGGCGAGGAGTTGACGGTTTACTGGTCGGGCGGGGACTGGCTCGACATGTGCCGGGGGCCGCATCTCGCCTCCACGGGGAAGCTTGATCCGGCGGCGTTCAAGCTGACGCGCGTGTCGGGCGCGTATTGGCGCGGCGATCAGAAGAATGCGATGTTGAGCCGCGTCTATGGCACTGGCTGGCTCAACAAGAAGCAGCTCGAGGCGCATCTCCACAAGCTGGAGGAAGCGGGCAAGCGCGACCATCGTAAGCTGGGCGCGGAAATGGACCTGTTCCACCTCCAGCAGGAAGCGCATGGGTCGGTCTTCTGGCACCCCAAGGGCTATCTGATCTGGCGCGAACTCGAAGCCTATATGCGCCGCGCCATCGACGATGCAGGCTATCGCGAGGTCAAAACGCCGCAGGTGATGGACGCGCGCCAATGGGAGCAGTCCGGCCATTGGGGCAAATATCGCGAGAATATGTTCGTGATCCCCGACGAGGTTCCCAATGTCGAGGATGAAGGGCCGCTGGTGTCGGACGATGCCGACTGGATGGCGCTGAAGCCCATGAACTGCCCGGCGCACATCCTGATCTTCAAGCAGGGGATCAAGAGCTATCGCGACCTGCCGCTGCGCTTCTATGAAAATGGTTGCTGTCATCGCAACGAACCGCATGGCGCGCTCCACGGACTGATGCGGGTGCGCCAGTTTACGCAGGACGATGCGCACATCTTCTGCCGTGAGGATCAGATCGTCGAGGAAGTGCGCGCCTTCTGTGCGCTGGCCGATCGGATCTACAAGGATTTCGGCTTTACCTATTCGATCAAGCTGGCGTTGCGCCCGGACAAGCGCTTCGGCAGCGACGAGATGTGGGACAAGGCCGAGGAAGAGTTGCGCAACGCCGTCGCGGCGGCGGGGCTCAACACGCCTGAATATGGCTGGGAGGAGTTGCCGGGCGAAGGCGCCTTCTATGCGCCCAAGCTCGAATGGCATCTGACCGACGCAATCGGGCGGACTTGGCAGGTCGGCACGATCCAGTCGGACCGAGTGCTGCCCGAGCGACTCGACGCATCCTATGTGGCCGAGGATGGCGAGCGGCACCGGCCGGTGATGCTCCACCGCGCGATTTTCGGCTCCTATGAGCGCTTCATCGGCATATTGATCGAACATTATGCGGGTAAATTTCCGCTCTGGCTGGCGCCAGTTCAGGCAGTCGTTGCGACGATCGTATCGGACGCCGATGGCTATGCCCAAACGGTCGTGGAGCAGCTCCGCGCGGCCGGCATTCGGGCCGAAACCGACCTGCGCAATGAGAAGATCAACTATAAGGTACGCGAGCATAGCCTGGCTAAAGTGCCCAATTTGCTGGTCGTGGGCCGCCGCGAAGCCGACGAAGGGACGGTGGCCCTGCGCGAACTTGGCAAAGAAGGGCAGAGCGTTCTTTCGGTCGAGGACGTCATTGCACGTCTTGCAAAAGAGGCGCTCGCCCCCGATATGCGCTGA
- the infC gene encoding translation initiation factor IF-3 codes for MMRRPMAPPPKSGPRYNEFITVPKVRVIDDEGENLGVMFTQEAMERAYEIGLDLVEVSPTADPPVCKFLDIGKFKYEAQKKANIARKTQKTQELKEIKMRPNIDDHDYDTKMKKVHDFIGDGDKVKITLRFRGRELSHQQLGMQLLQRVAENVGEIAKVEAYPRMEGRQMLMVLAPK; via the coding sequence ATGATGCGCCGCCCGATGGCGCCGCCGCCTAAGTCCGGTCCCCGTTACAATGAGTTCATCACGGTGCCCAAGGTACGCGTGATCGACGACGAAGGCGAAAATCTGGGCGTGATGTTTACGCAGGAGGCCATGGAGCGCGCTTATGAGATCGGGCTGGACCTGGTCGAAGTGTCGCCGACCGCCGATCCGCCGGTTTGCAAGTTCCTGGACATCGGCAAGTTCAAGTACGAGGCCCAGAAAAAGGCGAATATCGCCCGCAAGACCCAGAAGACGCAGGAACTCAAAGAGATCAAGATGCGTCCCAACATCGACGATCATGACTATGATACGAAGATGAAGAAGGTCCATGACTTCATCGGCGACGGCGATAAGGTGAAGATCACCCTGCGCTTCCGTGGCCGCGAACTGTCGCACCAGCAGCTCGGCATGCAGTTGCTCCAGCGCGTGGCGGAAAATGTGGGTGAAATCGCCAAGGTCGAAGCCTATCCGCGCATGGAAGGCCGCCAGATGCTGATGGTGCTGGCGCCGAAATAA
- a CDS encoding protein tyrosine phosphatase family protein encodes MAMNNGVYDPSGIFMWRRIDERLTTSGQPSEEQLAALAGLNVTHIVNLGLHSHDKALPDEAASVRALGMIYIHIPVPFDQPSESDFERFREVMAALADKTIHVHCIANLRVSAFLYRYRRDILHWEEAEARAEIERIWRPSDVWAEFIGDVSGATSPHRYAGRDY; translated from the coding sequence ATGGCCATGAATAATGGGGTATATGACCCGAGCGGCATCTTCATGTGGCGTCGGATTGACGAGCGGCTGACCACCTCTGGCCAGCCCAGCGAGGAGCAATTGGCTGCGCTGGCTGGTCTAAATGTCACGCATATCGTCAACCTGGGCCTGCACAGCCATGATAAGGCGTTACCCGACGAAGCGGCGAGCGTCCGCGCGCTGGGCATGATCTACATCCATATTCCCGTCCCATTCGACCAGCCGTCGGAGAGTGATTTCGAGCGGTTCCGGGAAGTGATGGCGGCGCTTGCTGACAAGACCATCCATGTCCACTGCATCGCCAATTTGCGAGTTTCGGCCTTCCTCTACCGTTATAGGCGAGACATACTCCATTGGGAGGAAGCGGAGGCGCGCGCGGAGATTGAGCGCATCTGGCGGCCAAGTGACGTTTGGGCCGAATTCATAGGGGACGTATCGGGCGCAACGTCACCGCATCGCTATGCGGGGCGAGATTATTGA
- a CDS encoding zinc-binding dehydrogenase: protein MSGTRGLKLLSTLHADGRLIVELAEEAFPAPKGNEVLVRVEAAPINPSDLGLLFPAADLENADYSGDRVIAPMSDAALRAMAGRVGQAMEVGNEGAGTVIAAGDAPDAQALLGKRVALIAGGMFAQYRLVQAGACIALPDDVTAEQGAAAFVNPLTALGFVETMRREGHRAIIHTAAASNLGQMLVRICQEDGVPLVNIVRNEAQVAILRDLGADIVLDSSKDDFAAQLQGAIAATGATIAFDAIGGGTLVSQILHAMELAAAKDAPYSRYGSDSPKQAYIYGMLDTSPTILTRSFGFSWNVGGWLLFPFLQSAGADTAQRMRQRVLDSLTTTFASHYKARISLRDALARDAVLTYNARRTGEKYLIVPN from the coding sequence ATGAGCGGCACGCGCGGTTTGAAGCTTCTTTCCACCCTCCACGCCGATGGCCGCTTGATCGTCGAATTGGCCGAAGAAGCGTTCCCTGCGCCCAAGGGCAATGAAGTGCTGGTCCGAGTGGAAGCCGCCCCGATCAACCCGTCCGATCTCGGCCTGCTCTTCCCGGCCGCCGATCTCGAAAATGCGGATTATAGCGGAGACCGGGTCATCGCCCCGATGTCCGACGCCGCTCTTCGCGCCATGGCGGGCCGGGTGGGCCAGGCGATGGAGGTCGGCAATGAAGGCGCGGGCACTGTGATCGCCGCCGGTGACGCCCCAGACGCTCAGGCATTGCTTGGCAAGCGCGTGGCGCTCATCGCGGGCGGCATGTTCGCGCAATATCGTCTAGTTCAGGCAGGCGCCTGCATCGCATTGCCGGATGACGTGACGGCGGAGCAGGGCGCGGCAGCTTTCGTCAACCCGCTCACCGCGCTCGGCTTTGTCGAGACCATGCGGCGGGAAGGGCATCGCGCAATAATCCACACCGCCGCCGCCTCCAATCTCGGCCAGATGCTGGTCCGCATTTGTCAGGAGGATGGCGTCCCGCTGGTGAACATCGTCCGCAACGAAGCGCAGGTGGCGATCCTCAGGGATTTGGGCGCAGACATTGTGCTCGACAGCTCGAAGGATGATTTTGCCGCTCAACTCCAGGGCGCCATCGCTGCGACCGGAGCAACCATCGCCTTCGACGCAATCGGCGGTGGCACGCTTGTCAGCCAGATCCTTCACGCGATGGAGTTGGCCGCAGCCAAGGACGCCCCGTACAGCCGCTATGGATCGGATAGTCCCAAGCAAGCCTATATTTACGGCATGCTCGACACCTCCCCGACGATCCTCACGCGCAGCTTCGGCTTCAGCTGGAATGTCGGCGGTTGGCTGCTCTTCCCCTTCCTGCAAAGTGCGGGGGCCGACACCGCGCAGCGCATGCGCCAACGCGTCCTCGACAGCCTCACCACCACTTTCGCCAGTCACTACAAGGCCCGCATCTCGCTACGAGACGCACTCGCGCGAGACGCCGTCCTGACGTACAACGCTCGGCGCACGGGTGAGAAATATCTGATCGTGCCGAACTGA
- the msrA gene encoding peptide-methionine (S)-S-oxide reductase MsrA, whose amino-acid sequence MRRSDGFLLAFLAALAVVSPLRAERPVLAPPPAVDAAPTRKLETAVFAGGCFWGVEGVFSHVKGVRLVTSGFAGGPSSFKVDYERVSGGDTGFAEAVRVTYDPKQVSYGTLLRVFFSVIADPTTLNYQGPDRGTQYRSALFPLSPSQDKAARAYLGQLGKAGLWRDPIVTRVERFSGFQAADAYHQNFLTRNPRHPYIQRWDMPKLAAFKAMFPKLYTDRPSA is encoded by the coding sequence ATGCGTCGCTCTGACGGTTTCCTTCTTGCATTTCTGGCGGCGCTCGCCGTCGTCTCTCCCCTGCGCGCCGAACGCCCCGTCCTCGCACCCCCGCCTGCTGTCGATGCCGCCCCCACCCGCAAACTGGAGACAGCGGTTTTCGCCGGTGGCTGCTTCTGGGGCGTCGAAGGCGTCTTCTCCCATGTGAAGGGCGTTCGCCTCGTCACCTCTGGCTTTGCCGGGGGGCCGAGCAGCTTCAAGGTCGATTATGAGCGCGTCAGCGGGGGCGACACCGGTTTCGCCGAAGCGGTGCGGGTTACCTATGATCCCAAGCAAGTGAGCTATGGCACCTTGCTGCGCGTCTTCTTCTCAGTGATCGCCGATCCCACGACTCTCAACTATCAGGGTCCCGATCGCGGCACCCAATATCGCAGCGCGCTGTTCCCACTTTCACCCAGTCAGGACAAGGCGGCGCGTGCCTATCTCGGCCAGCTCGGCAAAGCGGGCCTTTGGCGCGATCCCATCGTCACCCGCGTGGAACGCTTCTCCGGCTTCCAGGCGGCCGATGCCTATCACCAGAATTTCCTCACCCGAAACCCGCGCCACCCCTATATTCAACGCTGGGACATGCCTAAGTTGGCGGCGTTCAAGGCGATGTTCCCGAAACTCTACACTGATCGCCCCTCCGCCTAA
- a CDS encoding pyridoxal phosphate-dependent aminotransferase — protein MSQTSAALGRIQPSATLAMSARVNALKADGVDVIGLSAGEPDFDTPDFVKEAGIAAIRKNLTRYTDVDGTAELKDAVAFKFSRDNGLTYKRSQISVNSGGKHTLFNALVATVDVGDEVIIPAPYWVSYPDIVNFAGGTPVFVEGPASQGYKITAEQLDAAITPRTKWLILNSPSNPSGAAYSASELKDLGEVLRRHPQVLIMTDDMYEHVWYAPTPFATIAQVCPDLYERTLTVNGCSKAFSMTGWRIGFAGGPEWIIKAMGKLQSQSTSNPCSISQAAAVAALTGDQDFLEERNAAFKRRRDMVVSMLNDAPGLDCPTPEGAFYVYPDASGVMGKTTPKGQLIDSDEKLIGYFLDEARVAAVHGAAFGLSPAFRISYATSEEVLARACKRIQEACAALK, from the coding sequence ATGAGCCAGACTTCCGCTGCCCTCGGCCGCATCCAGCCCTCCGCCACCCTGGCGATGAGCGCGCGCGTGAATGCCCTCAAAGCCGATGGCGTCGATGTTATTGGTCTCTCGGCGGGCGAGCCCGACTTCGACACGCCCGATTTCGTCAAGGAAGCGGGCATCGCCGCGATCCGCAAGAACTTGACCCGCTACACCGATGTGGACGGCACCGCCGAGCTCAAGGACGCGGTCGCTTTCAAGTTCAGCCGTGACAACGGCCTTACCTACAAGCGCAGCCAGATCAGCGTGAACTCTGGCGGCAAGCACACCCTGTTCAACGCGCTCGTCGCGACCGTCGATGTGGGCGATGAAGTCATCATTCCCGCGCCTTATTGGGTCAGCTATCCCGATATCGTGAACTTCGCGGGCGGCACGCCCGTCTTCGTAGAAGGTCCCGCGAGCCAGGGTTACAAGATCACCGCCGAGCAGCTTGATGCCGCGATCACGCCGCGTACCAAGTGGCTGATCCTGAACTCGCCCTCCAACCCTTCGGGGGCGGCCTATTCGGCGAGCGAGCTCAAGGATCTGGGCGAAGTGCTGCGCCGCCACCCGCAGGTGCTCATCATGACGGACGACATGTATGAGCATGTCTGGTACGCGCCGACGCCCTTCGCGACCATCGCGCAGGTCTGCCCGGACCTCTACGAGCGCACGCTGACGGTCAACGGCTGCTCTAAGGCTTTCTCCATGACCGGCTGGCGCATCGGCTTTGCCGGTGGCCCTGAATGGATCATCAAGGCGATGGGCAAGCTGCAGTCGCAGTCCACTTCCAACCCTTGCTCGATCAGCCAGGCCGCGGCCGTCGCCGCGCTGACCGGCGATCAGGACTTCCTTGAGGAACGCAACGCGGCCTTCAAGCGCCGCCGCGACATGGTCGTATCGATGCTCAACGACGCGCCGGGCCTCGACTGCCCGACGCCCGAAGGCGCCTTCTACGTCTATCCCGACGCTAGCGGCGTGATGGGCAAGACCACGCCTAAGGGTCAGCTGATCGACAGCGATGAGAAGCTGATCGGCTATTTCCTCGACGAAGCCCGTGTCGCCGCCGTCCACGGCGCGGCCTTTGGCCTCTCGCCTGCCTTCCGCATCAGCTATGCAACATCGGAAGAGGTGCTGGCCAGGGCGTGCAAGCGCATCCAAGAAGCCTGCGCCGCTCTAAAATAA
- a CDS encoding aminotransferase class IV: MSLADGRFDLLETMAFDPIDGIRLLELHLERLKASATALDFIFDRHDVRNELQAATFRLRERSRLRLLVSRRGSIAIEVREHRTWPQAIMQVSIVPREVPGDDPRLVHKTTDRAVYRDALRRGGTYEVLMTDRNGFLTEGCFSSIFVERGDKLVTPPLTRGILPGVLRRSLLDMGEAVEGELKPHDLENGFFIGNAARGMVAASLVK, encoded by the coding sequence ATGTCATTGGCTGACGGACGGTTCGACCTGCTCGAAACCATGGCCTTCGATCCGATCGACGGGATCAGGCTGCTGGAATTGCATCTTGAACGGCTGAAGGCGAGCGCTACTGCGCTGGACTTCATCTTTGACCGCCATGACGTGCGCAATGAACTTCAGGCCGCGACCTTCCGCCTGCGCGAACGCAGCCGCCTGCGCCTGCTCGTGTCCCGCCGTGGCTCGATCGCGATCGAGGTGCGCGAACATCGCACCTGGCCCCAGGCGATCATGCAGGTTTCGATCGTGCCGCGTGAGGTTCCCGGCGACGACCCACGGCTCGTCCATAAGACCACTGACCGCGCGGTTTACCGCGATGCCCTGCGGCGCGGCGGCACCTATGAGGTGCTGATGACCGATCGCAATGGCTTTCTCACCGAAGGCTGCTTCTCTTCGATTTTCGTCGAGCGCGGTGACAAGCTGGTGACGCCGCCCTTGACGCGCGGTATCCTTCCCGGCGTTCTTCGCCGCAGCCTCCTCGACATGGGCGAGGCGGTGGAGGGCGAATTGAAGCCCCATGATCTGGAAAATGGCTTCTTCATCGGCAACGCCGCTCGGGGAATGGTCGCCGCTTCGCTGGTGAAGTGA
- the pabB gene encoding aminodeoxychorismate synthase component I yields the protein MRLPGPSEAFVLFDDARERNPAPARLYRDPVDVIVAHRLEDVQPALDRLAEAGERGLHAAGYISYEAGLVLEDRLLQLAAGQKGRPPAMPLLWFGLFEGHRLIDPDLMPDLLPDPATAGIEPPRPLVDEQAYRVAFDSVQEYIRAGDIYQVNLTFPCATRFTGDVMALYAAIRPRQRAGYGGIIRTGAQNILSFSPELFFTNVRGQLTARPMKGTARRAVDPARDAALAEQLETDAKQRAENLMIVDLLRNDLSRVARAGTVTVPDLFHVETYPTVHQMVSTIRARLLPGLGPIDILRVLFPCGSITGAPKVRAMEIIDAVEAFPRDVYTGAMGWIDPNGDAAFNVAIRTIWVEEGSSEGRLGLGSGIIADSDAASEWAECLAKGRFLTAAGTVGLRGLE from the coding sequence ATGCGACTGCCGGGTCCTTCCGAAGCCTTTGTCCTATTCGACGATGCGCGAGAGCGTAATCCCGCCCCGGCGCGCCTCTATCGCGACCCGGTGGACGTTATCGTCGCCCACCGGCTTGAGGATGTGCAGCCCGCGCTCGACCGTCTCGCCGAAGCCGGAGAGAGGGGCCTGCACGCCGCTGGTTATATAAGCTATGAAGCGGGACTGGTGCTGGAGGACCGGCTGCTCCAGCTCGCCGCCGGGCAAAAGGGTCGCCCGCCCGCCATGCCGCTGCTCTGGTTCGGCCTGTTTGAAGGTCATCGCTTGATCGATCCTGATCTGATGCCGGACCTCCTGCCCGATCCCGCCACCGCAGGCATTGAGCCACCCCGGCCGCTCGTGGACGAACAGGCCTATCGGGTCGCCTTCGACAGCGTGCAGGAATATATCCGCGCAGGCGACATTTATCAGGTGAACCTGACCTTCCCCTGCGCCACACGCTTCACTGGCGACGTCATGGCGCTCTATGCCGCAATTCGCCCTCGGCAGCGCGCGGGCTATGGCGGCATCATCCGCACCGGCGCGCAAAATATCCTCTCTTTTTCACCGGAGCTGTTCTTCACCAATGTGCGCGGCCAACTCACCGCCCGGCCAATGAAGGGCACCGCGCGACGCGCCGTCGATCCGGCGCGCGATGCGGCGCTGGCGGAGCAGCTTGAGACTGACGCCAAACAACGCGCCGAAAATCTGATGATCGTCGATCTGCTGCGCAACGACCTTTCCCGCGTCGCGCGCGCAGGCACGGTGACGGTTCCCGACCTCTTCCATGTCGAAACCTATCCTACCGTCCATCAGATGGTTTCGACCATCCGCGCGCGGCTGCTGCCCGGCCTTGGCCCGATCGACATATTGCGCGTCCTCTTTCCTTGCGGCTCGATCACCGGCGCGCCCAAAGTGCGGGCGATGGAGATCATCGACGCGGTCGAAGCTTTTCCGCGCGACGTCTATACCGGCGCGATGGGCTGGATCGATCCCAATGGCGATGCCGCCTTCAATGTTGCCATTCGAACCATTTGGGTTGAAGAAGGCAGCAGTGAGGGGCGCCTCGGATTGGGTTCGGGCATCATCGCGGACTCGGATGCGGCATCCGAATGGGCGGAATGCCTGGCCAAAGGGCGCTTTCTCACCGCCGCAGGAACAGTTGGGCTAAGGGGGCTTGAATAG
- a CDS encoding DUF983 domain-containing protein — protein MSNHPAADIAERPLRPALTRALRGRCPACGEGAMFAGFLKPSAACEACGQPWDLSRADDFPAYIVILLLGHILVPLMIEVNSALAIPLGVQAALWPGLAVVLAAIMIQPVKGAVITFQWARRMDGFAQTKG, from the coding sequence ATGAGCAACCACCCTGCCGCAGACATCGCCGAACGGCCGCTTCGCCCCGCATTGACGCGAGCGCTGCGGGGACGTTGCCCGGCGTGCGGCGAAGGGGCGATGTTCGCTGGCTTTCTGAAGCCCAGTGCGGCGTGCGAGGCGTGCGGGCAGCCATGGGACTTGTCGCGGGCGGATGATTTTCCCGCCTATATCGTCATCCTGCTGTTGGGGCACATTTTGGTGCCGCTGATGATCGAGGTGAACAGCGCGCTGGCGATCCCGCTGGGGGTGCAGGCGGCGCTATGGCCTGGGCTGGCGGTGGTGTTGGCTGCGATCATGATCCAGCCGGTGAAAGGCGCGGTGATCACCTTTCAATGGGCGCGGCGGATGGATGGGTTCGCACAGACGAAGGGCTGA
- a CDS encoding acyl-CoA thioesterase, which translates to MAKPESWRLSPEAYSFITSMDTRFQDIDTMGHINNVAISGIFETARIRFHHHLGRHPQEQGVRWLVAAVSLNFVEESHFPYPFEVHCGIGHIGRTSWTVSSAAFQKGVCVATCDTTVVTHGSEGRRVIDASLREAMERNFLRKPA; encoded by the coding sequence ATGGCAAAACCCGAATCCTGGCGCTTGAGCCCCGAAGCCTACAGCTTCATCACCAGCATGGACACGCGCTTCCAGGATATCGACACGATGGGCCACATCAACAATGTGGCCATCTCCGGCATCTTCGAAACCGCCCGCATCCGCTTTCATCATCATCTTGGCCGTCATCCCCAGGAACAGGGCGTGCGCTGGCTGGTCGCCGCCGTGTCGCTGAACTTCGTTGAGGAATCGCACTTCCCCTATCCGTTCGAGGTGCATTGCGGCATCGGCCATATCGGTCGCACAAGCTGGACGGTCAGCTCCGCCGCCTTCCAGAAGGGCGTCTGCGTCGCCACCTGCGACACCACAGTCGTCACCCACGGTTCGGAAGGCCGCCGCGTCATCGATGCTAGCCTGCGCGAAGCGATGGAACGCAATTTCCTACGCAAACCGGCGTAA
- a CDS encoding YceI family protein — translation MRRYSLIAIFLHWAIAALLAFQIAVGSALEDLGARGFALFQLHKSIGITILALTVARVVVRYTRPRPAPVEGGWQGALAKGVHGGLYLFMLGAPLTGWALVSTAKVKVPTLVFGIIPLPHLPLPAGANDPALAAHALLAWVGIALFALHVAGALRHHILLRDGLLWRMMPARSPLLLVALPGLMAAGFLLGRLILPAPAPKAAAAQEKILTVEEQSPTDTTAVADNAVNAAPPAEVENSAAEPVGPPPAWTVQPGGTIGFSVGNGGDTIRGSFSRWTAKIVMDPDHPETADLRVEIDLASASVGDAYQDGMLAGDEFFGVAAHPKAVFTVKGAEKTGANSYRASGTLTLKGASEPQAIRFTLSGAGAKRKVSGSASIARAAFGVGNGESSTGLDPKVALNFRFNAKAE, via the coding sequence ATGCGCCGCTACAGCCTTATCGCCATCTTCCTCCACTGGGCGATCGCCGCCCTCCTGGCTTTTCAGATCGCCGTCGGGTCGGCGCTGGAGGATTTGGGCGCGCGGGGCTTCGCGCTTTTCCAGCTGCACAAGTCGATTGGCATCACGATTCTGGCGCTGACGGTCGCGCGCGTGGTCGTGCGCTATACAAGGCCGCGTCCGGCGCCCGTCGAGGGCGGCTGGCAGGGCGCATTGGCGAAGGGGGTGCATGGCGGGCTGTACCTCTTCATGCTGGGCGCGCCGCTGACCGGGTGGGCGCTGGTATCGACGGCCAAGGTCAAGGTGCCGACGCTGGTCTTCGGGATCATCCCCCTGCCCCATCTTCCTTTGCCAGCCGGAGCGAATGACCCGGCCCTGGCGGCGCATGCACTGCTGGCCTGGGTCGGCATCGCCTTGTTTGCGCTGCATGTCGCGGGCGCGTTGCGGCACCACATATTGCTGCGTGACGGCCTGCTGTGGCGAATGATGCCGGCGCGATCGCCGCTGCTGCTGGTGGCGCTACCCGGCCTGATGGCGGCCGGCTTCCTGCTGGGGCGTCTCATCCTGCCTGCGCCTGCGCCAAAGGCTGCAGCCGCGCAGGAAAAGATCCTCACGGTCGAGGAACAGTCGCCGACCGATACAACCGCTGTGGCCGACAATGCCGTGAATGCAGCGCCTCCGGCCGAAGTGGAGAATAGTGCAGCCGAGCCGGTGGGACCGCCGCCCGCCTGGACCGTGCAGCCGGGCGGAACCATCGGCTTTTCGGTGGGCAATGGCGGCGACACGATCCGGGGCAGCTTCTCCAGATGGACGGCGAAGATTGTGATGGACCCCGACCATCCTGAAACCGCCGACCTTCGCGTCGAGATCGATCTGGCGAGCGCGAGCGTGGGGGATGCCTATCAGGACGGCATGCTTGCAGGGGACGAGTTTTTCGGCGTGGCCGCGCATCCCAAGGCGGTCTTCACGGTCAAGGGCGCGGAAAAGACCGGCGCGAACAGCTACCGCGCGTCGGGAACGCTGACCTTGAAGGGGGCGAGCGAGCCGCAGGCCATTCGCTTCACCCTGTCCGGCGCGGGCGCAAAGCGGAAGGTATCGGGCTCAGCCAGCATCGCGCGCGCCGCCTTTGGCGTCGGCAATGGTGAAAGCAGCACGGGCCTGGACCCCAAGGTAGCGCTCAATTTCCGGTTCAATGCGAAGGCCGAATAA